A genomic segment from Aegilops tauschii subsp. strangulata cultivar AL8/78 chromosome 1, Aet v6.0, whole genome shotgun sequence encodes:
- the LOC109764429 gene encoding uncharacterized protein: MAMAVRSVCKRLGGRGLRPSLTAAVAQHPQPTPSRFLHSTKAATTHSAEIQQVKEELYHMMSENRDKIGNQKGLIKHLSSHVEPKPEDPVWRFYRRAKWYHLVMMYSPAFLYGYMSMCDVPDGKKEMTPAEKDDFNKRMAALMPNVEL, encoded by the exons atGGCGATGGCGGTCCGCTCGGTGTGCAAGCGGCTCGGCGGCCGCGGCCTCCGCCCGTCGCTGACCGCGGCGGTGGCGCAGCATCCCCAGCCCACGCCCTCTCGGTTCCTGCACTCAACG AAGGCGGCCACAACTCATTCAGCTGAGATCCAGCAGGTCAAAGAGGAGCTCTACCACATGATGTCCGAAAACAGGGACAAGATAGGAAACCAGAAGGGCCTGATCAAGCACCTCTCATCCCATGTGGAGCCTAAACCCGAGGACCCTGTCTG GCGCTTCTATCGCAGGGCAAAGTGGTACCATTTAGTCATGATGTATAGCCCAGCATTCCTTTATGGCTACATGTCTATGTGTGATGTGCCTGATGGCAAGAAGGAGATGACGCCAGCTGAGAAGGATGATTTTAACAAGAGGATGGCCGCGTTGATGCCCAATGTAGAACTTTGA